The following proteins are co-located in the Dromiciops gliroides isolate mDroGli1 chromosome 2, mDroGli1.pri, whole genome shotgun sequence genome:
- the WDR20 gene encoding WD repeat-containing protein 20 isoform X9, with the protein MATEGGGKEMNEIKTQFTTREGLYKLLPHSEYSRPNRVPFNSQGSNPVRVSFVNLNDQSGNGDRLCFNVGRELYFYIYKGVRKCLY; encoded by the coding sequence ATGGCGacggagggaggagggaaggagatgaaCGAGATTAAGACCCAGTTCACCACCCGGGAAGGTCTTTACAAGCTGCTGCCACATTCGGAGTACAGTCGGCCCAACCGGGTTCCCTTCAACTCGCAGGGATCCAACCCCGTGCGCGTCTCCTTCGTCAACCTTAACGACCAGTCTGGCAACGGCGACCGCCTCTGCTTCAATGTGGGCCGGGAGCTCTACTTCTACATCTACAAGGGGGTCCGCAAG